A single region of the Corallococcus caeni genome encodes:
- a CDS encoding ABC transporter permease, with protein MNPDIASSAPSAPSGVAGFVNVVRCYALTEWRVLARERTAMVFIFILPAVLSAILGPGVSGLDAAPGAMGRATIGFAVMFSYMVVTYSGHAFYRDFWYHTHGRQALIRPARLAFAMGKVLPACAMSFVQLLLFTGFAAVFLGLPLNGDVLQVALTGAALVTSGSALGFLLFAITRSTATLSNLSYLVLVTFSAVGGAIVATEALPGWSRTLGYATPHYWALRALNEATFGQGRWSVVLQSTAVILTFTAVCATAASLAFDFRDQKHDTT; from the coding sequence ATGAATCCAGACATCGCTTCCAGTGCCCCCTCCGCACCCAGCGGCGTGGCGGGTTTTGTCAACGTGGTGCGTTGCTACGCGCTGACGGAGTGGCGGGTGCTCGCGCGCGAGCGCACGGCCATGGTGTTCATCTTCATCCTGCCCGCGGTGCTCTCCGCCATCCTGGGCCCGGGGGTGTCGGGGCTCGACGCGGCGCCGGGCGCCATGGGCCGGGCCACCATCGGCTTCGCGGTGATGTTCAGCTACATGGTGGTGACCTACTCCGGTCACGCCTTCTACCGGGACTTCTGGTACCACACCCACGGCAGGCAGGCGTTGATCCGCCCCGCCCGGCTCGCGTTCGCCATGGGCAAGGTGTTGCCCGCGTGCGCGATGTCTTTCGTGCAGCTGCTGCTCTTCACGGGCTTCGCGGCGGTGTTCCTGGGGCTGCCATTGAATGGCGACGTCCTCCAGGTGGCCCTCACCGGCGCGGCGCTGGTGACCAGCGGTTCGGCCCTGGGCTTCCTCCTCTTCGCCATCACGCGCAGCACCGCCACGCTCTCCAACCTCTCCTACCTGGTGCTGGTGACGTTCAGCGCGGTGGGTGGCGCCATCGTCGCCACCGAAGCGCTGCCGGGTTGGTCGCGCACGCTCGGCTACGCCACGCCGCACTACTGGGCCCTGCGCGCGCTCAACGAAGCCACCTTCGGCCAGGGCCGCTGGAGCGTCGTGCTCCAGAGCACCGCCGTCATCCTCACCTTCACTGCTGTCTGCGCGACCGCCGCGAGCTTGGCGTTCGACTTCCGGGACCAAAAACATGACACGACCTGA
- a CDS encoding alpha-amylase family glycosyl hydrolase, which translates to MSASGNTATPLARVRLGDALGQLYGAERAEALVRELSQTAEGVRARLKPGRAAVDARPAVIAVYPDHVLDGELAPLAALRRFLLEEVGGVGPALLHVLPPYVSDGDDGFAVVDHQAVHPRLGGWEDLERLSEVGGGLMLDLVMNHVSTSHPAFRDVLRGEGRPGDFHLFSEPQAIEWGTRVRTSSILQRFDTGSRAVWAWCTYGRAQVDLNHGSPDVFLSMAGTLLRLVEAGARVVRLDAIPHVWKRVPGGPHQPEAKLLVRALRAVTDFADPSVRLLAETDHRAGERCYLGEELAQHDNHLAVPLLVFAAALAGEAGPLVDWVNASASDAHGRDGYAFLQTHDGVHLRPMDPPLDAPTLRRVLERMERAGVRVSHADVGREPRPYEFNSSLHRIFSTEAGLDVERYLAAHALLFALPATPCLYFPTLFGLPDAVGVEPSNPRAANRHRYTEGALRALVRQPVHASIRKSLLNLIRLRDRTLALREDPGCEARLPAPGVLHLARGHGRQPLHVLVNFGVGPVSVSVPLREWKDLLGGRQGQGDVLLAPAEALWLVEPGSGDRT; encoded by the coding sequence ATGAGCGCCTCCGGCAACACGGCGACCCCACTCGCACGGGTGCGGCTGGGGGACGCGCTGGGACAGCTCTACGGGGCGGAGCGCGCGGAGGCGCTCGTCCGGGAGCTGTCCCAGACGGCGGAGGGCGTCCGCGCGCGCCTGAAGCCCGGGCGCGCGGCGGTGGACGCGCGGCCCGCGGTCATCGCCGTGTACCCGGACCACGTGCTCGACGGGGAGTTGGCTCCGCTCGCGGCGCTGCGGCGCTTCCTCCTGGAAGAAGTCGGCGGCGTGGGGCCGGCCCTGCTGCATGTGCTGCCGCCCTATGTGTCGGACGGGGATGACGGCTTCGCGGTGGTGGACCACCAGGCCGTGCATCCGCGCCTGGGGGGATGGGAGGACCTGGAGCGGCTGTCGGAGGTGGGCGGCGGGCTGATGCTCGACCTGGTGATGAACCACGTGTCCACGTCGCACCCGGCGTTCCGGGACGTGCTGCGCGGCGAGGGGCGGCCCGGGGACTTCCACCTCTTCTCCGAGCCGCAGGCCATCGAGTGGGGCACGCGGGTGCGGACCTCCTCCATCCTCCAGCGCTTCGACACGGGGAGCCGCGCGGTCTGGGCGTGGTGCACGTATGGGCGCGCGCAGGTGGACCTGAACCACGGCTCGCCGGACGTCTTCCTGTCCATGGCGGGGACGCTGCTGCGGTTGGTGGAGGCGGGCGCGCGGGTCGTGCGCCTGGATGCCATTCCCCACGTGTGGAAGCGCGTTCCCGGAGGACCGCACCAGCCGGAGGCGAAGCTGCTGGTGCGCGCGCTGCGAGCCGTGACTGATTTCGCGGACCCGTCGGTGCGCCTGCTCGCGGAGACGGACCACCGCGCAGGGGAGCGGTGCTACCTGGGCGAGGAGCTGGCGCAGCACGACAACCACCTCGCGGTGCCGCTGCTCGTCTTCGCGGCGGCGCTCGCGGGTGAGGCCGGTCCGCTGGTGGACTGGGTGAACGCATCCGCGTCGGATGCCCACGGCCGTGACGGCTACGCCTTCCTCCAGACGCATGACGGCGTGCACCTGCGTCCCATGGATCCGCCGCTGGATGCCCCGACGCTGCGGCGGGTGCTGGAGCGGATGGAGCGTGCTGGCGTCCGGGTGTCCCACGCGGACGTGGGGAGAGAGCCCCGGCCGTACGAGTTCAACAGCTCCCTGCATCGCATCTTCTCCACGGAGGCGGGGCTCGACGTCGAGCGCTACCTGGCCGCGCACGCGCTGCTCTTCGCGCTCCCGGCCACGCCGTGCCTCTATTTCCCCACGCTGTTCGGGCTGCCGGACGCGGTGGGCGTCGAGCCCTCCAACCCCCGCGCCGCGAACCGGCACCGCTACACGGAGGGCGCCCTGCGAGCGTTGGTCCGGCAGCCGGTGCACGCGAGCATCCGGAAGTCCCTGCTGAACCTCATCCGCCTGCGCGACCGGACGCTCGCGCTGCGGGAGGACCCTGGCTGCGAGGCGCGGCTGCCAGCACCTGGAGTCCTGCACCTGGCGCGAGGCCATGGCCGTCAGCCCCTGCACGTCCTGGTGAACTTCGGCGTGGGCCCCGTGTCCGTGTCCGTGCCGCTGCGGGAGTGGAAGGACCTGCTCGGCGGGCGTCAGGGGCAGGGAGACGTCCTGCTCGCGCCAGCAGAAGCGCTGTGGCTCGTGGAGCCCGGGAGTGGAGACCGCACATGA
- a CDS encoding nucleotidyltransferase domain-containing protein, producing MKRTHQLSSGQPLTTQTLRAHGVDVERILSELVSDPASCGVLLTGSLAAGNGTPSSDVDLMVLVPHRTSLISTKDGVRFKNSRFSEALQYCDGIEVNIELAERGRVAEIMTWMTAIAPALYKPSELKFIPIIDGPELRFLHRLRAGLPLLNPSLVASWRDEFLVELLPTYLTVRHFMEVHEYLEDAISHRAVSEESSRHVARIAVEEALVSILAALGVTSAARKWLLIESRKAMATAGEVDRSLLAEGLSIHADCATGPLGECLTRIEALHQRMARRMAAEPELARAVEFLQGSITYVLEHQG from the coding sequence ATGAAGCGCACACATCAGCTCTCCAGTGGTCAACCGCTCACCACGCAGACGCTCCGCGCCCACGGCGTGGACGTCGAGCGCATCCTGTCGGAGCTGGTCAGCGACCCCGCCTCGTGCGGCGTGCTGCTGACGGGTTCGCTCGCGGCAGGCAACGGCACGCCCAGCTCGGACGTGGACCTGATGGTGCTGGTGCCGCACCGCACGTCGCTCATCTCGACGAAGGACGGCGTGCGCTTCAAGAACAGCCGCTTCAGTGAAGCGCTCCAGTACTGCGACGGCATCGAGGTCAACATCGAGCTCGCGGAGCGCGGCCGCGTGGCGGAGATCATGACCTGGATGACGGCCATCGCGCCGGCGCTCTACAAGCCGTCCGAGCTGAAGTTCATCCCCATCATCGACGGCCCGGAGCTGCGTTTCCTGCACCGGCTGCGCGCGGGGCTTCCGCTGCTGAACCCGAGCCTGGTGGCGAGCTGGCGGGACGAGTTCCTGGTGGAGCTGCTGCCCACCTACCTCACCGTGCGGCACTTCATGGAGGTCCACGAGTACCTGGAGGACGCCATCAGCCACCGCGCCGTCAGCGAGGAGTCCAGCCGGCACGTGGCACGCATCGCGGTGGAGGAAGCGCTGGTCTCCATCCTCGCGGCCCTGGGCGTGACGAGCGCGGCGCGCAAGTGGCTGCTCATCGAGTCGCGCAAGGCGATGGCCACCGCGGGCGAGGTGGACCGGAGCCTGCTGGCGGAAGGGCTCTCCATCCACGCGGACTGCGCGACGGGCCCGCTGGGTGAGTGCCTCACGCGCATCGAAGCGCTCCACCAGCGCATGGCCAGGCGCATGGCAGCGGAGCCGGAGCTGGCGCGCGCGGTGGAGTTCCTCCAGGGCAGCATCACGTACGTCCTCGAGCACCAGGGATGA
- a CDS encoding aminotransferase class I/II-fold pyridoxal phosphate-dependent enzyme, translating into MTRPEQDTAGRPRVPVIQRLLGDPRVAQARLGKRIGRLPYFTRVESATGPITRMEGRDILNFGSNNYLGLANDPRVIAAAQEASGRWGAGVTGSRLLNGNLALHEELEDALRRFYGRTGAMVFSTGYGANLGLMSSLLGRNDRAWVDEEMHASVLDGVWLARATMKRFGHNDPEHLLAQAKEDTASGLCVVEGVYSMRGDRAPLRRFLEVCRETRLALVVDEAHGLGTVGTRGLGTVEEDGVVQDADFITITFSKSLGSCGGAIIGDKEQIEALRVLTRPFLFTAANTPASVAAALAALRILQEDPGLVAQLKERVRSLREALVARGLRPLPSDGPIVSVEVGADFDTLQAWRLLWNRGIYANPVIHPAVPAGRGLLRLSVMRTHEEQMVRTVADACADVFSDLQLSHEGRGKVAS; encoded by the coding sequence ATGACACGACCTGAACAAGACACGGCGGGCCGCCCTCGGGTGCCCGTCATCCAGCGGCTGCTCGGGGATCCGCGCGTGGCGCAGGCCCGGCTGGGCAAGCGCATTGGCCGCCTCCCCTACTTCACGCGGGTGGAGTCGGCCACCGGCCCCATCACCCGCATGGAGGGCCGGGACATCCTCAACTTCGGCTCCAACAACTACCTGGGGCTCGCGAACGACCCGCGCGTCATCGCCGCCGCGCAGGAGGCGTCCGGCCGCTGGGGCGCGGGCGTGACGGGCTCGCGCCTGCTCAACGGCAACCTGGCGCTCCACGAGGAGTTGGAGGACGCGCTGCGGCGCTTCTACGGCCGCACCGGCGCCATGGTGTTCTCCACCGGCTACGGCGCCAACCTGGGCCTGATGAGCTCGCTCCTGGGCCGCAATGACCGCGCCTGGGTGGACGAGGAGATGCACGCCTCCGTCCTGGACGGCGTGTGGCTGGCGCGCGCGACCATGAAGCGCTTCGGCCACAACGACCCGGAGCACCTGCTGGCCCAGGCGAAGGAGGACACCGCCTCCGGCCTCTGCGTCGTGGAGGGCGTCTACTCCATGCGCGGAGACCGGGCTCCGCTGCGCCGGTTCCTGGAGGTGTGCCGCGAGACGCGGCTGGCGCTCGTCGTGGACGAGGCGCACGGCCTGGGCACGGTGGGCACGCGGGGACTGGGCACCGTGGAGGAGGACGGCGTCGTCCAGGACGCGGACTTCATCACCATCACCTTCTCCAAGAGCCTGGGCTCGTGCGGCGGCGCCATCATCGGGGACAAGGAGCAGATTGAAGCGCTGCGCGTCCTCACGCGGCCCTTCCTCTTCACCGCCGCCAACACGCCGGCCTCCGTGGCCGCGGCGCTGGCCGCCCTGCGCATCCTCCAGGAGGACCCGGGGCTGGTGGCCCAATTGAAGGAGCGGGTGCGCTCGCTGCGCGAGGCGTTGGTGGCGCGCGGGCTGCGGCCCCTTCCGTCGGACGGTCCCATCGTCAGCGTGGAGGTGGGCGCGGACTTCGACACGCTCCAGGCGTGGAGGCTGCTGTGGAACCGGGGCATCTACGCCAACCCGGTCATCCACCCGGCCGTCCCAGCGGGCCGCGGCCTGCTGCGCCTGAGCGTGATGCGGACGCATGAGGAGCAGATGGTGCGCACCGTCGCGGACGCGTGCGCTGACGTTTTCTCGGACTTGCAGCTGTCCCATGAGGGACGCGGGAAGGTGGCATCATGA